In one Cyprinus carpio isolate SPL01 chromosome B2, ASM1834038v1, whole genome shotgun sequence genomic region, the following are encoded:
- the klhl20 gene encoding kelch-like protein 20 isoform X1: MVSRKPSGCIDIIWPNLHDLKFNLDRFNGQIRGTSARTDTTGMDITSRCTLGDPNKLPEGVPQPARMPYISDKHPRQTLEVINMLRKHRELCDVVLVVGAKKIYAHRVILSACSPYFRAMFTGELAESRQTEVVIRDIDERAMELLIDFAYTSQVTVEEGNVQTLLPAACLLQLAEIQEACCEFLKRQLDPSNCLGIRAFADTHSCRELLRIADKFTQHNFQEVMESEEFMLLPANQLIDIISSDELNVRSEEQVFNAVMAWVKYSIQERRPQLPQVLQHVRLPLLSPKFLVGTVGSDPLIKSDEECRDLVDEAKNYLLLPQERPLMQGPRTRPRKPIRCGEVLFAVGGWCSGDAISSVERYDPQTNEWRMVASMSKRRCGVGVSVLDDLLYAVGGHDGSSYLNSVERYDPKTNQWSSDVAPTSTCRTSVGVAVLGGYLYAVGGQDGVSCLNIVERLVLRYDPKENKWTRVASMSTRRLGVAVAVLGGFLYAVGGSDGTSPLNTVEWYNPQENRWHTVAPMGTRRKHLGCAVYQDMIYSVGGRDDTTELSSAERYNPRTNQWSPVVAMTSRRSGVGLAVVNGQLMAVGGFDGTTYLKTIEVYDPDANTWRLYGGMNYRRLGGGVGVIKMTHCESHIW; encoded by the exons ATGGTGTCCCGTAAACCCAGCGGTTGTATTGATATTATCTGGCCAAATCTCCACGACTTAAAATTCAACCTGGATCGATTTAATGGACAAATAAG gGGCACCAGTGCGCGCACAGATACCACAGGAATGGATATCACAAGTCGCTGCACCCTTGGTGACCCCAACAAGCTCCCAGAGGGAGTTCCTCAGCCTGCCAGGATGCCCTACATCTCAGACAAGCACCCTCGGCAGACCCTGGAGGTCATCAACATGCTCCGCAAGCACCGAGAGCTGTGCGATGTGGTCTTGGTGGTGGGAGCCAAGAAGATCTATGCGCACCGTGTGATCCTGTCAGCCTGCAGCCCCTACTTCAGAGCCATGTTTACGGGGGAACTGGCCGAGAGCCGACAGACGGAAGTTGTGATCCGGGATATCGATGAACGGGCCATGGAGCTGCTCATCGACTTTGCTTACACCTCACAG GTGACTGTGGAAGAGGGAAATGTGCAGACTTTGCTGCCTGCTGCCTGCTTGTTGCAACTGGCAGAGATTCAGGAAGCCTGCTGTGAATTCCTGAAGCGGCAGTTGGACCCCTCGAACTGCTTGGGCATCAGGGCCTTCGCCGACACTCACTCCTGCAGAGAGCTGCTGCGTATTGCTGATAAGTTCACCCAGCATAACTTTCAGGAG GTGATGGAGAGTGAAGAGTTCATGCTGCTGCCAGCCAACCAGCTGATAGACATCATCTCCAGTGATGAGCTCAATGTTCGGAGTGAGGAACAGGTGTTTAACGCTGTAATGGCCTGGGTTAAATACAGCATCCAGGAGCGCAGGCCTCAGCTGCCACAG GTTCTGCAACATGTGCGTCTTCCCCTTTTGAGCCCGAAGTTTCTGGTTGGGACGGTGGGTTCAGATCCTCTAATCAAGAGTGATGAGGAGTGTAG AGACTTGGTTGATGAAGCAAAGAACTACCTCCTGCTACCCCAAGAGCGCCCCCTAATGCAGGGACCTCGAACCCGGCCCAGAAAGCCTATCCGTTGTGGAGAAGTACTGTTTGCTG TGGGAGGTTGGTGCAGTGGCGATGCTATCTCAAGCGTTGAGCGCTATGACCCTCAGACCAATGAGTGGAGGATGGTGGCGTCCATGAGCAAACGGCGCTGTGGAGTTGGTGTCAGTGTTCTGGATGATCTGTTGTATGCAGTTGGCGGACATGATGGCTCATCTTATCTCAATAGTGTGGAGAG GTATGATCCCAAGACTAACCAGTGGAGCAGTGACGTGGCCCCTACTAGCACCTGCAGGACCAGTGTGGGTGTTGCTGTTTTAGGAGGGTATCTGTATGCCGTCGGAGGTCAGGATGGTGTTTCCTGTCTCAACATTGTAGAAAGGTTAGTATTAAg GTATGATCCGAAAGAGAATAAGTGGACTCGTGTTGCCTCGATGAGTACCAGACGCTTGGGTGTAGCTGTAGCTGTATTAGGAGGTTTTCTTTACGCAGTAGGCGGTTCAGATGGCACATCCCCATTAAACACAG TGGAGTGGTATAACCCTCAAGAGAACCGCTGGCATACAGTGGCACCCATGGGCACCCGTCGGAAACACCTGGGCTGTGCTGTATACCAGGATATGATCTACTCTGTGGGTGGCAGAGACGATACCACGGAACTGAGCAGCGCAGAGCGATACAATCCCAGAACCAATCAGTGGTCACCTGTGGTCGCAATGACGTCCAGAAGAAGCGGG GTTGGTTTGGCAGTAGTAAATGGCCAGTTGATGGCAGTTGGAGGGTTTGACGGTACCACATACCTAAAAACTATAGAAGTCTATGATCCTGATGCCAACACATGGAG gcTGTATGGAGGAATGAACTACAGGAGGTTGGGAGGTGGCGTTGGTGTAATAAAAATGACTCACTGTGAATCACATATATGGTAA
- the klhl20 gene encoding kelch-like protein 20 isoform X2 yields the protein MVSRKPSGCIDIIWPNLHDLKFNLDRFNGQIRGTSARTDTTGMDITSRCTLGDPNKLPEGVPQPARMPYISDKHPRQTLEVINMLRKHRELCDVVLVVGAKKIYAHRVILSACSPYFRAMFTGELAESRQTEVVIRDIDERAMELLIDFAYTSQVTVEEGNVQTLLPAACLLQLAEIQEACCEFLKRQLDPSNCLGIRAFADTHSCRELLRIADKFTQHNFQEVMESEEFMLLPANQLIDIISSDELNVRSEEQVFNAVMAWVKYSIQERRPQLPQVLQHVRLPLLSPKFLVGTVGSDPLIKSDEECRDLVDEAKNYLLLPQERPLMQGPRTRPRKPIRCGEVLFAVGGWCSGDAISSVERYDPQTNEWRMVASMSKRRCGVGVSVLDDLLYAVGGHDGSSYLNSVERYDPKTNQWSSDVAPTSTCRTSVGVAVLGGYLYAVGGQDGVSCLNIVERYDPKENKWTRVASMSTRRLGVAVAVLGGFLYAVGGSDGTSPLNTVEWYNPQENRWHTVAPMGTRRKHLGCAVYQDMIYSVGGRDDTTELSSAERYNPRTNQWSPVVAMTSRRSGVGLAVVNGQLMAVGGFDGTTYLKTIEVYDPDANTWRLYGGMNYRRLGGGVGVIKMTHCESHIW from the exons ATGGTGTCCCGTAAACCCAGCGGTTGTATTGATATTATCTGGCCAAATCTCCACGACTTAAAATTCAACCTGGATCGATTTAATGGACAAATAAG gGGCACCAGTGCGCGCACAGATACCACAGGAATGGATATCACAAGTCGCTGCACCCTTGGTGACCCCAACAAGCTCCCAGAGGGAGTTCCTCAGCCTGCCAGGATGCCCTACATCTCAGACAAGCACCCTCGGCAGACCCTGGAGGTCATCAACATGCTCCGCAAGCACCGAGAGCTGTGCGATGTGGTCTTGGTGGTGGGAGCCAAGAAGATCTATGCGCACCGTGTGATCCTGTCAGCCTGCAGCCCCTACTTCAGAGCCATGTTTACGGGGGAACTGGCCGAGAGCCGACAGACGGAAGTTGTGATCCGGGATATCGATGAACGGGCCATGGAGCTGCTCATCGACTTTGCTTACACCTCACAG GTGACTGTGGAAGAGGGAAATGTGCAGACTTTGCTGCCTGCTGCCTGCTTGTTGCAACTGGCAGAGATTCAGGAAGCCTGCTGTGAATTCCTGAAGCGGCAGTTGGACCCCTCGAACTGCTTGGGCATCAGGGCCTTCGCCGACACTCACTCCTGCAGAGAGCTGCTGCGTATTGCTGATAAGTTCACCCAGCATAACTTTCAGGAG GTGATGGAGAGTGAAGAGTTCATGCTGCTGCCAGCCAACCAGCTGATAGACATCATCTCCAGTGATGAGCTCAATGTTCGGAGTGAGGAACAGGTGTTTAACGCTGTAATGGCCTGGGTTAAATACAGCATCCAGGAGCGCAGGCCTCAGCTGCCACAG GTTCTGCAACATGTGCGTCTTCCCCTTTTGAGCCCGAAGTTTCTGGTTGGGACGGTGGGTTCAGATCCTCTAATCAAGAGTGATGAGGAGTGTAG AGACTTGGTTGATGAAGCAAAGAACTACCTCCTGCTACCCCAAGAGCGCCCCCTAATGCAGGGACCTCGAACCCGGCCCAGAAAGCCTATCCGTTGTGGAGAAGTACTGTTTGCTG TGGGAGGTTGGTGCAGTGGCGATGCTATCTCAAGCGTTGAGCGCTATGACCCTCAGACCAATGAGTGGAGGATGGTGGCGTCCATGAGCAAACGGCGCTGTGGAGTTGGTGTCAGTGTTCTGGATGATCTGTTGTATGCAGTTGGCGGACATGATGGCTCATCTTATCTCAATAGTGTGGAGAG GTATGATCCCAAGACTAACCAGTGGAGCAGTGACGTGGCCCCTACTAGCACCTGCAGGACCAGTGTGGGTGTTGCTGTTTTAGGAGGGTATCTGTATGCCGTCGGAGGTCAGGATGGTGTTTCCTGTCTCAACATTGTAGAAAG GTATGATCCGAAAGAGAATAAGTGGACTCGTGTTGCCTCGATGAGTACCAGACGCTTGGGTGTAGCTGTAGCTGTATTAGGAGGTTTTCTTTACGCAGTAGGCGGTTCAGATGGCACATCCCCATTAAACACAG TGGAGTGGTATAACCCTCAAGAGAACCGCTGGCATACAGTGGCACCCATGGGCACCCGTCGGAAACACCTGGGCTGTGCTGTATACCAGGATATGATCTACTCTGTGGGTGGCAGAGACGATACCACGGAACTGAGCAGCGCAGAGCGATACAATCCCAGAACCAATCAGTGGTCACCTGTGGTCGCAATGACGTCCAGAAGAAGCGGG GTTGGTTTGGCAGTAGTAAATGGCCAGTTGATGGCAGTTGGAGGGTTTGACGGTACCACATACCTAAAAACTATAGAAGTCTATGATCCTGATGCCAACACATGGAG gcTGTATGGAGGAATGAACTACAGGAGGTTGGGAGGTGGCGTTGGTGTAATAAAAATGACTCACTGTGAATCACATATATGGTAA
- the cenpl gene encoding centromere protein L, which translates to MEGRGSAVNTPASRPLTRRSKSYGRSCVEAPSYFWQTPGHLTVLKVPTSRGAAKSQLITNKVDPEHIALLVKNEWKLSYVTPLHHFRHTQLKSYSRHLAAFIAAEKQQGVAVEVGLEAGFKVTFTAVLGLAETDEDAETVFIQIQSKPAFAAAADAPKVVWRGWLTCVNGDPEYLRSLPSDFVSLPLFCTSGSESLTTLVKTWLERAFDCNFGSLALNSTTLNWLAALWTGCHPTCNIRHLKLAWSLPTQPPLDVSYTVNPQDAWELWNSIHPEESTDDKIDIKEVQSFINGLETHFFRHFKIYLSAGTLVKVSTALGSAHLDGKIKIGNSDYITTLLTLLTESALLKMPT; encoded by the exons ATGGAGGGGAGAGGCAG TGCCGTCAACACTCCCGCCAGCAGACCTCTTACTCGTAGAAGCAAAAGTTATGGTCGGAGCTGTGTGGAAGCACCCTCATATTTCTGGCAAACACCCGGACATTTAACAGTCTTGAAGGTCCCAACCAGTAGAGGGGCTGCCAAATCACAACTCATCACT aatAAGGTTGACCCTGAGCATATCGCTCTTCTGGTGAAAAATGAGTGGAAGCTGTCATATGTCACCCCTTTGCATCACTTCAGACATACACAGCTGAAATCATATTCCAGACACCTCGCAGCCTTCATCGCAGCAGAGAAGCAGCAAGGAGTTGCGGTTGAAGTTGGGTTAGAAGCGGGATTTAAGGTCACATTTACTGCAGTTCTTGGACTGGCTGAAACTGATGAGGATGCTGAGACCGTTTTCATTCAG ATCCAGTCCAAACCGGCATTTGCTGCAGCTGCAGATGCACCGAAAGTTGTCTGGCGTGGTTGGCTCACATGCGTCAATGGTGATCCGGAGTACCTGCGGTCGCTGCCTTCTGATTTTGTCAGCTTACCTCTGTTTTGCACAAGCGGATCGGAGTCTCTTACAACCCTGGTAAAAACCTGGCTTGAGAGGGCGTTTGATTGCAACTTTGGTTCTTTGGCTTTAAACTCCACCACTCTCAACTGGCTGGCCGCTCTGTGGACTGGTTGCCATCCCACCTGCAATATCAGGCATCTGAAACTGGCCTGGAGCCTTCCGACACAGCCACCCCTGGATGTCTCGTATACGGTTAACCCACAAGATGCATGGGAGCTCTGGAACAGCATTCACCCAGAGGAGAGTACAGACGACAAGATTGATATTAAAGAGGTCCAGTCTTTCATCAACGGGCTGGAGACTCATTTTTTTCGACATTTTAAGATCTACCTGTCTGCTGGTACACTCGTAAAAGTATCTACCGCTCTGGGATCAGCACATCTTGATGGGAAAATCAAG attGGAAACAGTGACTACATCACCACCTTACTTACCCTGCTGACAGAATCTGCTCTCTTGAAAATGCCAAcctaa
- the dars2 gene encoding aspartate--tRNA ligase, mitochondrial has translation MANKYRLFFLRSAQQVLRCLYSRRSVPSINHIYFTKPSLPPNSLSWAHNFSRNCCTSSSGQSSFSLRSHTCGELCSSHIDEEVTLCGWVQYLRQDLFVILRDFSGLVQILIPQDESKSELKNAFLDLTVESVIMVKGRVRRRPEGQENKKMSTGEIEVCAESMEVLNTCRKLPFEIKEFVKKSEVLRMQYRYLDLRSPRMQYNLRLRSQMVMKMREYLCNLHGFVDVETPTLFKRTPGGAKEFVVPSGDPGKFYSLPQSPQQFKQLLMVAGIDRYFQLARCYRDEGSKPDRQPEFTQVDIEISFVDQAGVMSLIEGLVHYSWPEDKGQINVPFPSMTYEEAMRDYGVDKPDTRFGMKLVDVTTAFQETQIEFIKDALLKPNGCIQAICVPEGTKHLKGKDLEFLKKTAKTQYGQEVSVAPVRADGSLKSPLSRLLSDTAKQQLLQMAQANAGDLIFITAGPRENVRPLLGKLRLQCAELLECYGVPVRDPSVFHFLWVVDFPLFLPKEDDPEMLESAHHPFTAPVPEDAHLLYTHPHKVRGQHYDLVLNGCEIGGGSIRVHNASQQLYILDTILKEDPSLLSHLLEALDSGAPPHGGIALGLDRLVSIIVGAPSIRDVIAFPKSFRGHDLMSHAPDFVSEEDLKPYHISVVWPSTDTEGQQDNSV, from the exons ATGGCAAACAAATACAGATTATTTTTTCTTAGATCAGCCCAGCAGGTATTGAGATGTCTGTATAGCAGAAGATCAGTACCTTCCATCAATcatatttatttcacaaaacCATCTCTACCTCCAAATTCGTTATCATGGGCTCATAACTTCTCCAGAAACTGCTGTACTTCCTCATCAG GTCAAAGCAGCTTTTCATTGAGAAGCCACACATGTGGAGAATTGTGTTCCAGTCATATAGATGAAGAGGTTACTTTATGTGGCTGGGTTCAGTACTTGAG GCAAGATCTTTTTGTGATCTTGAGAGACTTCAGTGGATTGGTGCAAATTCTTATCCCTCAGGATGAG TCCAAATCTGAATTGAAGAATGCTTTTCTTGATCTCACTGTGGAGTCCGTCATCATGGTTAAAGGAAGGGTCAGGCGTAGACCAGAGGGACAGGAGAATAAG aAAATGTCCACAGGAGAAATTGAGGTCTGTGCTGAGAGCATGGAAGTGTTGAATACCTGCCGAAAGCTGCCGTTTGAAATTAAAGAATTTGTCAaa AAATCTGAAGTCCTCCGGATGCAGTATCGGTATCTTGATCTTCGGTCGCCCAGGATGCAGTACAATTTAAGACTGAGATCACAAATGGTGATGAAAATGAGGGAGTACCTTTGCAATCTGCAT GGATTTGTGGATGTGGAAACACCAACATTGTTTAAGAGAACACCAggg GGTGCCAAAGAGTTTGTGGTGCCATCTGGAGACCCTGGGAAGTTCTACTCTCTTCCACAGAGCCCACAGCAGTTCAAACAGCTTCTTATGGTGGCTGGCATAGACAG GTACTTTCAGCTCGCTCGCTGCTACAGAGATGAGGGCTCCAAGCCTGACAGACAGCCTGAATTCACACAG GTGGATATTGAAATATCCTTTGTAGACCAGGCGGGAGTCATGAGTTTGATTGAAGGCTTGGTCCATTACTCCTGGCCAGAGGACAAAGGACAGATTAATGTTCCTTTTCCCTCAATGACTTATGAGGAAGCCATGAGAGACTACGGAGTTGACAAACCAGACACTAGATTTGGGATGAAG cttgTGGATGTCACCACAGCATTCCAGGAAACACAAATCGAGTTCATCAAAGATGCACTTCTTAAACCAAATGGCTGCATTCAGGCCATCTGCGTCCCAGAAGGAACG AAACACCTGAAGGGCAAAGACTTAGAGTTCCTGAAAAAAACAGCCAAGACACAGTATGGTCAG GAGGTGAGTGTGGCTCCAGTAAGGGCAGATGGTTCACTGAAATCCCCTCTCAGCCGGCTGCTTTCGGACACGGCCAAACAGCAGCTGCTCCAGATGGCCCAGGCCAATGCTGGAGACCTGATCTTCATCACAGCCGGACCCCGGGAGAACGTG CGCCCTCTGTTGGGGAAGCTGAGACTGCAGTGCGCGGAGCTGCTTGAGTGCTATGGCGTGCCTGTTCGTGACCCATCTGTCTTTCACTTCTTGTGGGTGGTGGACTTTCCCCTCTTCTTACCCAAAGAGGACGATCCAGAGATGCTTGAGTCTGCCCACCATCCCTTCACTGCTCCAGTCCCAGAGGATGCCCATCTGCTCTACACCCATCCCCACAAA GTGCGTGGCCAGCATTACGACTTGGTACTGAATGGCTGCGAGATCGGAGGAGGTTCGATTCGCGTCCACAATGCATCTCAGCAGCTGTACATCCTGGACACGATTCTCAAG GAGGACCCATCACTTCTTTCTCATTTATTGGAGGCTCTGGACTCCGGGGCCCCTCCTCATGGTGGAATTGCATTAG GGCTAGATCGACTGGTGTCCATTATTGTAGGTGCTCCCAGTATCAGAGACGTAATAGCTTTTCCAAAATCCTTCAGAGGTCACGACCTCATGAGTCATGCTCCAGACTTCGTCTCTGAAGAAGACCTGAAGCCGTACCATATCTCTGTAGTCTGGCCTAGCACAGATACAGAGGGTCAGCAGGACAACTCAGTGTAA